Part of the Ciona intestinalis chromosome 6, KH, whole genome shotgun sequence genome, AACTCGTGGAGCGGGAGAACCGGCGAAATTCCGCTGATAATCGTATGTACCAGTGCCATACTGCATACTTGAcgttatttctatatatactGCTCAATAAAGACCTTCAGGGCTTATTCAaacccatatataataaaaattcttAGAATAAAAGGTATATTACGATAAAATAGATAATTAACCTAATTATAGCTTCCATTATTGAGCAGACGACACTGCACAAGTTGtgtattaaactaattaatcTGCTACGCGCACTATCTGACTGAAAATGTGCTTTGATATTATATTTGACAATATATGAGTCAATGATTTAGCCGTTAACGCGATTTAAAAAGATgctttttaagaaaataaactAAAGCTTCGCGTATCCAGGACAACATAACAGAAGTTTTATTTAGACAAGAATTTACTTCATTATCTAGATGGCGCGTCGCGTTAAAAAAGCTGACGGGGTGCGCATTTGTCGTTTTCTATTCTCTTTTTTAGAAATATGATTAATATTCACAGCAAAGTATGCacttttaagtaaaatattaagtaaaataaaaccaaattctGCCACAAAACTATGTAATAGTTTGGTAATTAAATTGTGGgtatgaattataaaaactgtgaATTGCTGGCAATTAAGATTACTTATGTAAACtgtctaaaaatgttttgtattttaattaattccaATATTTGGCATTTATCTATGACATCGGCCATACGCAAAGCTAGTTGGGTATATAAACAGCAGAATACTCTGGaaacacttgtgttttgaTTTACTTTTCGTTTACTTTTACCCATGCGATCTGTCTCGTGATTCTGACGACGAACCTTTTTTTCGTctgttaaaaacagtttaaacgtcaatttttaattttatttcagtagTAGTGTACATTTAAGCTGTATACAAGTTTCTAGCCAAAAAAATCACCTGAAAATTGCACTTAAATGCAATATGGCAAGCTCCCACATAGAGCCAACTGTCAGGCTACGGAATTTATTTGATAAAGGCAGCGCAGTTGAAGTAAACAGAAATATCCCGATACGAAGATATTACCGGTCCTGCCAAGAACTTATACGAAtggtaattaaatttttatgcaaCATTTGTGCTTTTAtgcaaacaatatataaacatagataacTTTTTGGTGccagtgaagaatcctcctaCACctgtgttgatggttagggggttatgGGGGTTGgaaaataaggtggggggaggattcttctttttaaacagttaataaaacttattttatgccAAAAATTTGGTACAAATAGCTTTTCAGAAACTTGTTAAAGTACATGGCGTTAAAATTGGAGGTGCATTTGCTTGTTGCGTTTTGACCGATTGTATGTTTATTGAACAAATTTTTCTTGTATCAGAATTAAATCAAGTTCTTTACAGGCTGGAGTTTACTTCGAGGAAAAGAATTACGAAAATTCATATGTGTACTATGCTAAATTTATTGTGTAAGTTTTGGTAATACCAGTATAtagtaataatatttataattttctgtTCGGAACCGTGGCATAGTAGTTGGCTCACCTGCTAGCCtgaagttaaataaaacaattacccacaaagttacgtattAAGTACTTTGTTTGTATAAGTTTGTAAGCCACCATGAGGTGTCGCTGCAccaccacgcaaggataaatacattcattcattcatttttcagATTATCATTtgagaaattaaaaacacatccAGAATTTAACAAAGTCCCACCTGCAGAAAAAGcggcaaataaaaaaactttgaaaatcgCTTTTGACCGAGCTGAGAAATTAAAACCTGCtctaaaaagaaaatatgaagaagaatataaaagatataaaGAAAACCAggtatatgtattatataggctatactATACATATTGATATTCCATATTCCAAGGCCCTGACTTCCAtaaacggttgttaattgtttaaaactagattaggatatttggatattctgtgctaaaggtgtcccatcttctcccaccctactatatattcttaCATAATTTCAAATGTTGTGGTTTAAATCTTATACCATCTTCAGTGATGTCAGAAgttaaaatatggttttagGTAACAAGGCTAGAATAATAAACAGTgaaatttataacttaataGTGTAGCCTATtgcaaacaataataaataagtactgatttcgttttattttataattttcagaAAAAACTGGAACTTCAGGCAAAAACAAGAAGAAgagaaaaggaaaaaagaGGAAGAGGAGGAGAGAAAGagaaaagaagaaataaagaaaaaggcaGAGGAGGAGCAGATGAATGCTTTTATTCAAGAGCAAAGAAGAAAGGAACTTGAACTAGAGCGTCTTGCCATCGTTGCAGAGTATGTTAttggtttttattaaatatttatggcTTTTAACGGGAGCTATTATGTGAACATGTGTGAGGATATCAGTTGCTATATAGCAGTTGGTATTAGTTGAAATAATTGGTTCTAATGAGGCAAAACGTGTGTCGTAGTGAGCCAggtctggcttaaatcccctTGTCCCATGGCTTGACTTgatgtaggatctcacccataaaTACCAGTGTGTagtgtgtgtttttaaatagaaaaaataagaCTGTTTAGGTAAGCCTTCCCCAGTCCTATTTATGTtgctgtaaatatatttcagcAATGTTACCCCAGAGATCCTGTCCTAATATTAGAATCTTTTCTTATAGATTTGCAGATAAAGTGAAAGTAGACGACAACGGTCCATTAGTCCCAGCAGATTTTGCCCCCCCACCCCCAGAACCCTTTAATGATATTGCCACGaacacaacaacatataaaCCTCAACCCACTGTACCAACACCACCAGGTaacaatacttttttttttgttttcttaaacaGCTTTTCTAGAAATAATTGAGACCAATGTTTTGTgctatacagttttatattttttatatgaaaaaaaattttgaattgttttctaaaacaGCTCTGATAGAGTAGTAAAATACTGTCATtaggcaacaacagtttataatatattaaacattttaacgtATACAAACTACTAATTTGCTCTGTTGTGTGTTATTTATcgttttaaaaccaaacgtccctttaaaattatttaaaaaacaaacattctaTCAGATAATTATTTATCACAAAACACATTCTTTCTCCAGCCCTACCAAGTTACGACCGTTCATTAAAACCAGTTGATTTAACCAACAATTACCAACCTGAAGTAAAACAACCACCAGCGACGACGTCTACTTCTTCATTTGCTGCGTAAGTCGTATAATATTACtgtttgttatatagtagggtgggggaagggaggtcacctttagcacataggttcaaatatcctgatcatacagttttataaatccttaaacattctttgtatactaccaaatgtgacgaaaaatggaatgaaacaGTGTTTTCTTGGGCAAGAGACATAGagaacattgctccaacccagtgaccACTGATGAGCttcttcaaaatatttaaataaacatatttttagctCACTGACGcagtcaaaaaataaatatggaTTACGAACCATACTCTCGCCTGCTGATCTACCAACAAAGTTTATGCAGCTTGCGCATAGCAACACAAGCAGGAATATTGAGACTTGTGGAGTTCTGTTCGGAAAACTAGTAAGTCAGAGTGCTACTGTTATGGGGTTAATCGTACATGtctgttaagtttaaaaatcgaAAAGACAACATTTTGTACTACATTGATGCTATTACAATGACTTATTTTACGTGGGTGAGGTTATGCAGCGTGGCACGCCTTGGGATTTTGGATTTACGCTAAAGTTGGCTGATTACCCTGACATCCAGGGTGCAATAAAGAATAACCCTTTAGTAGctatgaattaaaaataacaaacaaattgttaatttCCGAACCCCCTTTAACCCTTTTCACCCCAAGGCGAATGAGGTGTTCGTTATCACCCATGTTCTCATACCCCACCAAAAAGGTGCCCCAGATAGTTGCGACACAACAAGGGAAGAAGACATGTGGGATTTCCAAGACCAATACGACGGCATTTGCCTTGGTTGGATACATGTAAGTTAAATTTGCTTTAATTGAAAACTTTATAAGACCTTATGGCCaaaagtttacaaacttttttttgctcGCAGCCACTTTTAATGAAATTGTAtctacccacaaagttacattcaaagtaactggtaagcgggcacgaggtgtatgaaactaaacacatgtgttataacgaccgtcgtttctTTATCCtgcaaagataaacaagtttttcatAGTTTTATTCATTCGCTTACACTATATCTAAGCTCATATTTTGTATTGCCAACCTAAACCATGTTTTATCTTTATAGACTCATCCTTCGCAAACAGCATTCTTATCAAGTGTAGACATGCATACACATTATCCATACCAATGCCTGATGCCGGAATCAGTTGCTATTGTGTGCTCAGGAAAGTTTAATGAGGTAACTTGGTTCTAatgtgtttcatatacctcctgcttttatacaccagacacacatggtgcgttcatacacctcatgctcactgtcgagttataacatgggtctcttcctatacaccagacatacatgatgtgttcatacacctcatgctcactgtcgagttataacatggtaccttcttatacaccagacatacatgatgtattcatacacctcatgctcaccatcgagttataacacaacgCCTtcttaacccag contains:
- the LOC100177767 gene encoding STAM-binding protein-like A; this encodes MKKNIKDIKKTRKNWNFRQKQEEEKRKKEEEEERKRKEEIKKKAEEEQMNAFIQEQRRKELELERLAIVAEFADKVKVDDNGPLVPADFAPPPPEPFNDIATNTTTYKPQPTVPTPPALPSYDRSLKPVDLTNNYQPEVKQPPATTSTSSFAASLTQSKNKYGLRTILSPADLPTKFMQLAHSNTSRNIETCGVLFGKLANEVFVITHVLIPHQKGAPDSCDTTREEDMWDFQDQYDGICLGWIHTHPSQTAFLSSVDMHTHYPYQCLMPESVAIVCSGKFNEVGYFMLDPGRGMNEIGKCRKPGFHPHPTTPPLFESCDHVKPSPTDAVHIVDWRLKPM